The following are encoded in a window of Bos indicus x Bos taurus breed Angus x Brahman F1 hybrid chromosome 4, Bos_hybrid_MaternalHap_v2.0, whole genome shotgun sequence genomic DNA:
- the LOC113891805 gene encoding olfactory receptor 9A4-like — protein sequence MMSNHSSVTEFYLLGFSGSQELHHVLFAVFFLFYSVTIIGNMVIIVIVCVDKRLQSPMYFFLGHLSALEIMITSLIVPAMLWGLLLPGMQTISLTACVSQLFLYLALGTTEFALVGAMAVDRYVAVCNPLRYNTIMNSHTCILVVTGSWVFGFLSEIWPVYATFQFTFCKSNVLDHFFCDRGQLLKLSCDDTLFTEFVLFLMAVFIIIGSLAPTIVSYTYIISTILKIPTASGRRKAFSTCASHFTFVVIGYGSCLFLYMKPKQTQAAEYNKIVSLLISVLTPLLNPFIFTLRNDKVKEALRDGVKRGCQLLKG from the coding sequence ATGATGAGTAATCACTCAAGTGTCACTGAATTCTACCTTTTAGGGTTCTCAGGGTCCCAAGAACTACACCATGTTCTTTTTGCTGTATTCTTTCTCTTCTACTCAGTGACAATAATCGGCAACATGGTCATCATTGTGATTGTCTGTGTCGATAAACGTCTGCAGtcccccatgtatttcttcctgggTCATCTCTCTGCCTTGGAGATCATGATCACGTCCCTTATCGTCCCTGCGATGCTCTGGGGGTTGCTGCTCCCTGGAATGCAGACAATATCTCTGACTGCATGTGTCTCCCAGCTCTTTCTGTACCTTGCTCTGGGGACCACAGAGTTTGCATTGGTGGGAGCAATGGCTGTGGACCGTTACGTGGCTGTCTGTAACCCTTTGAGGTACAATACCATTATGAACAGCCACACCTGCATCTTGGTGGTGACTGGGTCATGGGTGTTTGGGTTCCTTTCCGAAATCTGGCCAGTCTATGCCACATTTCAGTTTACCTTCTGCAAATCAAACGTCTTAGACCATTTTTTCTGTGACCGAGGTCAGTTGCTCAAGCTGTCCTGTGATGACACTCTTTTCACagagtttgttctgtttttaatggctgttttcattatcattggTTCTCTGGCCCCTACAATTGTCTCCTACACCTACATCATCTCCACCATCCTCAAGATCCCCACTGCCTCCGGCCGCAGGAAAGCCTTCTCTACGTGTGCCTCCCACTTCACCTTTGTTGTCATCGGCTATGGCAGCTGCTTGTTCCTCTACATGAAACCCAAACAAACGCAGGCAGCTGAGTACAATAAGATAGTCTCCCTGTTGATTTCCGTGTTAACTCCTTTGCTGAACCCTTTCATCTTCACTCTCCGGAATGACAAAGTCAAAGAGGCCCTTCGAGATGGAGTGAAACGCGGCTGTCAACTCCTCAAGGGTTAG
- the LOC113891837 gene encoding LOW QUALITY PROTEIN: olfactory receptor 9A4-like (The sequence of the model RefSeq protein was modified relative to this genomic sequence to represent the inferred CDS: deleted 2 bases in 1 codon; substituted 1 base at 1 genomic stop codon), which yields MMSNHSSAXTEFCLLGFPGSQELHQILFAVFFLFYSVTVMGNMVIVCIDKRLQSPMYFSLGHLSAIITYIIAPLMLWGLLLPGMQTVSLTTCVAQLFLYLALGTTEFALLGVMAVDRYVAVCNPLRYNTIMNSHTCILVVTGSWVFGFLSEIWPVYATFQFTFCKSNMLDHFYCDRGQLLKLLCDDTLFTEFLLFLMAVFIIIGSLAPTIVSYTYNTSTILRIPSGSGRGKAFFTCASHFTFVVIGYGSCLFLFVKPKQTQAAEYNKIVSLLISVLTPLLNPFIFTLWNDKVKKALRDRAKRGCQLLKD from the exons ATGATGAGCAATCACTCAagtgcc tgaactgaattctgcctTTTAGGGTTCCCTGGGTCCCAAGAACTACATCAAATTCTTTTTGCTGTATTCTTTCTCTTCTACTCAGTGACAGTAATGGGGAACATGGTCATTGTTTGCATTGATAAACGTCTTCAGTCCCCCATGTATTTTTCCCTTGGTCATCTCTCTGCCATCATCACCTACATTATTGCCCCTTTGATGCTCTGGGGGTTGCTGCTCCCTGGGATGCAGACAGTATCTCTGACTACATGTGTTGCCCAGCTCTTCCTGTACCTTGCTCTGGGGACCACAGAGTTTGCACTGTTGGGAGTGATGGCTGTGGACCGTTACGTGGCCGTCTGTAACCCTTTGAGGTACAATACCATTATGAACAGCCACACCTGCATCTTGGTGGTGACTGGGTCATGGGTGTTTGGGTTCCTTTCCGAAATCTGGCCAGTCTATGCCACATTTCAGTTTACCTTCTGCAAATCAAACATGTTAGACCATTTTTATTGTGACCGAGGTCAGTTGCTCAAACTATTGTGTGATGACACTCTTTTCACagagtttcttctgtttttaatggctgttttcattatcattggTTCTCTGGCCCCAACAATTGTCTCCTACACCTACAACACCTCCACCATCCTCAGGATCCCCTCAGGCTCCGGCCGCGGGAAAGCCTTCTTTACGTGTGCCTCCCACTTCACCTTTGTTGTCATCGGCTATGGCAGCTGCTTGTTCCTGTTTGTGAAACCCAAGCAAACGCAGGCAGCCGAGTACAATAAGATAGTCTCCCTGTTGATTTCCGTGTTAACCCCTTTGCTGAACCCTTTCATCTTCACTCTCTGGAATGACAAAGTCAAAAAGGCCCTTCGAGATAGAGCGAAACGTGGCTGTCAACTCCTCAAGGATTAA